In the Streptomyces sp. BHT-5-2 genome, one interval contains:
- a CDS encoding DUF721 domain-containing protein has product MTEPQPERPRTPELSGVDLARQALVAAKEQARARGAAAQQKKQARRGGLRSGARADGRDPLPLGAAINRLITERGWETPAAVGGVMGRWPQMVGPEVAQHCEPQRYDEDARVLTVQCDSTAWATQLRLLAPQLVSRLNADLGHGTVKLIKVLGPGGTGRRYGPLRAPGSKGPGDTYG; this is encoded by the coding sequence GTGACCGAACCGCAGCCGGAGCGGCCCAGGACCCCGGAGCTGTCGGGTGTGGACCTGGCCCGCCAGGCGCTGGTGGCCGCCAAGGAGCAGGCCCGCGCCCGGGGCGCCGCCGCGCAGCAGAAGAAGCAGGCCCGGCGCGGAGGGCTGCGCTCGGGCGCGCGGGCGGACGGCCGGGACCCGCTGCCGCTGGGCGCCGCGATCAACCGTCTGATCACCGAGCGCGGCTGGGAGACGCCGGCGGCGGTCGGCGGAGTGATGGGCCGCTGGCCGCAGATGGTGGGTCCCGAGGTGGCCCAGCACTGCGAGCCGCAGCGGTACGACGAGGACGCCCGGGTGCTGACGGTCCAGTGCGACTCGACGGCCTGGGCGACGCAGCTGCGGCTGCTGGCGCCGCAGCTGGTGTCCCGGCTCAACGCCGATCTGGGCCATGGCACGGTCAAGCTGATCAAGGTCCTGGGGCCGGGCGGCACCGGCCGCCGGTACGGACCGCTGCGCGCGCCGGGCAGCAAAGGGCCCGGCGACACCTACGGCTGA
- the recF gene encoding DNA replication/repair protein RecF (All proteins in this family for which functions are known are DNA-binding proteins that assist the filamentation of RecA onto DNA for the initiation of recombination or recombinational repair.): protein MHVSHLSLADFRSYARVEVPLDPGVTAFVGPNGQGKTNLVEAVGYLATLGSHRVSSDAPLVRMGADRAIVRAAVVQGERQQLVELELNPGKANRARINRSSQVRPRDVLGIVRTVLFAPEDLALVKGDPGERRRFLDELITARSPRMAGVRSDYDRVLKQRNTLLKTAALARRHGGRQMDLSTLDVWDQHLARAGAELLAQRLDLIAVLRPLADKAYEQLAPGGGPLGLEYRGSAGEAAAAGNREELYGVLLAALGEARRSEIERGVTLVGPHRDDLLLKLGQLPAKGYASHGESWSYALALRLASYELLRAEGNEPVLVLDDVFAELDTRRRERLAELVAPGEQVLVTAAVDDDVPGVLVGARYAVSGGAVERVER, encoded by the coding sequence ATGCACGTATCGCACCTGTCGCTTGCCGACTTCCGCTCGTACGCCCGGGTCGAGGTCCCGCTCGACCCGGGCGTCACGGCGTTCGTGGGGCCCAACGGGCAGGGCAAGACGAATCTGGTCGAGGCGGTGGGGTATCTCGCCACGCTCGGCAGTCACCGGGTCTCCTCGGATGCTCCGCTGGTGCGGATGGGCGCGGACCGCGCGATTGTCCGGGCCGCCGTCGTCCAGGGCGAGCGCCAGCAGCTGGTGGAGCTGGAGCTCAACCCCGGCAAGGCGAACCGCGCCAGGATCAACAGATCGTCGCAGGTCAGACCGCGTGACGTGCTGGGGATCGTGCGGACGGTGCTGTTCGCGCCGGAGGACCTGGCGCTGGTCAAGGGCGATCCCGGCGAGCGCCGGCGCTTCCTCGACGAGCTGATCACCGCCCGCTCGCCCCGGATGGCCGGGGTCCGCTCGGACTACGACCGCGTCCTCAAGCAGCGCAACACCCTGCTGAAGACGGCGGCGCTGGCCCGGCGGCACGGCGGGCGGCAGATGGACCTGTCGACGCTGGACGTGTGGGACCAGCACCTGGCCCGCGCCGGCGCCGAACTCCTCGCCCAGCGGCTCGACTTGATCGCCGTGCTGCGGCCGCTGGCGGACAAGGCGTACGAGCAGCTGGCGCCGGGCGGCGGGCCGTTGGGGCTGGAGTACCGCGGCTCCGCGGGCGAGGCGGCGGCCGCCGGGAACCGCGAGGAGCTGTACGGCGTGCTGCTCGCGGCGCTGGGCGAGGCCCGCCGGAGCGAGATCGAGCGCGGGGTGACGCTGGTCGGGCCGCACCGGGACGATCTGCTGCTGAAGCTCGGGCAGCTGCCGGCGAAGGGCTACGCCAGCCACGGCGAGTCCTGGTCGTACGCCCTGGCGCTGCGGCTGGCCTCGTACGAGCTGTTGCGCGCGGAGGGCAACGAACCGGTGCTGGTCCTCGACGACGTCTTCGCCGAGCTGGACACCCGGCGCCGGGAGCGGCTGGCGGAGCTGGTGGCGCCGGGCGAGCAGGTCCTGGTGACGGCGGCCGTGGACGACGATGTGCCGGGAGTTCTGGTCGGAGCGCGGTACGCGGTCTCCGGCGGCGCGGTGGAGAGGGTGGAGCGGTGA
- the gyrB gene encoding DNA topoisomerase (ATP-hydrolyzing) subunit B, whose translation MLCQKGRFVADSGDLNENNMASTEEGGSAGAVGDSSAEKSYDASAITVLEGLDAVRKRPGMYIGSTGERGLHHLVQEVVDNSVDEALAGHADTIEVTILADGGVRVVDNGRGIPVGIVPSENKPAVEVVLTVLHAGGKFGGGGYAVSGGLHGVGVSVVNALSTRVAVEIRTDGHRWTQDYKQGVPTAPLAKHEATDESGTSVTFWADPEIFETTTYSFETLSRRFQEMAFLNKGLTISLKDERPDHVDEDGRPLSVRYHYEGGIVDFVKYLNSRKGELVHPTVVSVEAEDKERMLSLDLAMQWNTQYSEGVYSFANIIHTHEGGTHEEGFRAALTGLINRYAREKKLLREKDDNLTGEDIREGLTAIISVKLSEPQFEGQTKTKLGNTEVKTFVQKVVHEHLNDWLDRNPNEAADIVRKGIQAATARVAARKARDLTRRKGLLETASLPGKLSDCQSNDPTKCEIFIVEGDSAGGSAKSGRNPEYQAILPIRGKILNVEKARVDKILQNNEVQALISAFGTGVHEDFDIEKLRYHKIILMADADVDGQHINTLLLTFLFRFMRPLVEAGHVYLSRPPLYKIKWGRDDFEYAYSDPERDALLERGKQNGKRIREDSIQRFKGLGEMNAEELRVTTMDADHRVLGQVSLDDAARADDLFSVLMGEDVEARRSFIQRNAKDVRFLDI comes from the coding sequence GTGCTGTGCCAGAAAGGGCGCTTCGTGGCCGACTCCGGCGACCTCAACGAGAACAACATGGCTTCTACCGAAGAGGGGGGTTCGGCCGGCGCCGTGGGCGACTCCTCGGCGGAGAAGTCGTACGACGCCAGCGCGATCACCGTCCTCGAGGGCCTGGACGCGGTCCGTAAGCGCCCTGGTATGTACATCGGCTCCACGGGCGAGCGCGGTCTGCACCACCTGGTGCAGGAGGTCGTCGACAACTCCGTCGACGAGGCGCTCGCCGGGCACGCCGACACCATCGAGGTGACGATCCTCGCCGACGGCGGTGTCCGGGTCGTGGACAACGGCCGCGGTATCCCCGTCGGCATCGTGCCGTCCGAGAACAAGCCGGCCGTCGAGGTCGTGCTGACGGTTCTGCACGCGGGCGGAAAGTTCGGCGGCGGCGGTTACGCGGTCTCCGGTGGTCTGCACGGTGTGGGTGTCTCCGTCGTCAACGCCCTGTCGACCCGGGTGGCCGTCGAGATCCGCACGGACGGCCACCGCTGGACGCAGGATTACAAGCAGGGTGTGCCGACCGCCCCGCTGGCCAAGCACGAGGCCACCGACGAGTCCGGCACCTCGGTGACCTTCTGGGCCGACCCGGAGATCTTCGAGACCACCACCTACAGCTTCGAGACGCTGTCCCGGCGCTTCCAGGAGATGGCCTTCCTCAACAAGGGGCTGACCATCTCGCTCAAGGACGAGCGCCCGGATCACGTGGACGAGGACGGCCGGCCGCTCTCGGTCCGGTACCACTACGAGGGCGGCATCGTCGACTTCGTGAAGTACCTCAACTCCCGCAAGGGCGAGCTGGTCCACCCGACGGTCGTCTCCGTCGAGGCCGAGGACAAGGAGCGGATGCTCTCCCTCGACCTCGCGATGCAGTGGAACACCCAGTACAGCGAGGGCGTCTACAGCTTCGCGAACATCATCCACACGCACGAGGGCGGCACCCACGAGGAGGGCTTCCGCGCCGCGCTGACGGGTCTGATCAACCGTTACGCCCGCGAGAAGAAGCTGCTGCGCGAGAAGGACGACAACCTCACCGGCGAGGACATCCGCGAGGGTCTGACCGCGATCATCTCGGTCAAGCTCTCCGAGCCGCAGTTCGAGGGCCAGACCAAGACCAAGCTGGGCAACACCGAGGTCAAGACCTTCGTCCAGAAGGTCGTCCACGAGCACCTCAACGACTGGCTGGACCGCAACCCCAACGAGGCCGCGGACATCGTCCGCAAGGGCATCCAGGCGGCCACCGCCCGGGTCGCGGCCCGCAAGGCGCGCGACCTGACCCGCCGCAAGGGCCTGCTGGAGACGGCGTCGCTGCCCGGCAAGCTGAGCGACTGCCAGTCCAACGACCCCACCAAGTGCGAGATCTTCATCGTCGAGGGCGACTCCGCCGGCGGCTCGGCCAAGTCCGGCCGCAACCCGGAGTACCAGGCGATCCTCCCGATCCGCGGCAAGATCCTCAACGTCGAGAAGGCCCGGGTCGACAAGATCCTGCAGAACAACGAGGTCCAGGCGCTGATCTCGGCGTTCGGCACCGGCGTGCACGAGGACTTCGACATCGAGAAGCTCCGCTACCACAAGATCATCTTGATGGCGGACGCCGACGTCGACGGCCAGCACATCAACACCCTGCTGCTGACCTTCCTCTTCCGCTTCATGCGCCCGCTGGTCGAGGCCGGTCACGTCTACCTCTCCCGCCCGCCGCTGTACAAGATCAAGTGGGGTCGGGACGACTTCGAGTACGCCTACTCCGACCCGGAGCGGGACGCGCTGCTCGAGCGCGGCAAGCAGAACGGCAAGCGGATCCGCGAGGACTCCATCCAGCGGTTCAAGGGTCTCGGCGAGATGAACGCCGAGGAGCTGCGCGTGACGACCATGGACGCCGACCACCGGGTGCTCGGCCAGGTCTCGCTGGACGACGCGGCCCGCGCGGACGACCTGTTCTCCGTCCTCATGGGCGAGGACGTCGAGGCGCGCCGCTCGTTCATCCAGCGCAACGCCAAGGACGTCCGCTTCCTCGACATCTGA